A region from the Osmerus eperlanus chromosome 11, fOsmEpe2.1, whole genome shotgun sequence genome encodes:
- the sertad3 gene encoding SERTA domain-containing protein 3, with amino-acid sequence MMIAKGLKRKFQEDDAQCGSVNGVRWENQRQSVLDISLVKYQHGQELVEPSLRRSVLIANTLRQVTQETKRPVEVVLKATPVSPTAPSSTTESLPSRVSVVNCHSRVEEDWVAMTAEPDFSMSGAISSILKELDTTIDGVFGPQSGPRLPLRSLDNLSGPGQGVWEGRRAEVSRGWEGVNWGTAEVMASGYLQDVTLDDIFQDIDTSTLEKEMGALGVRAPSSTSSSSFSSSCPFSQELLRCLPSLASSSPFFSSSSSSLFSHNQSPRELSELDHLMEILVES; translated from the coding sequence ATGATGATCGCTAAGGGACTGAAGCGTAAATTTCAAGAGGACGATGCGCAGTGTGGCAGCGTTAACGGCGTACGCTGGGAGAATCAGAGACAGTCGGTTCTCGACATTTCTCTGGTGAAGTACCAGCACGGCCAAGAGCTCGTGGAGCCTAGTCTGCGACGATCTGTGTTGATAGCCAACACCCTGCGACAAGTAACACAAGAAACAAAGCGTCCAGTTGAAGTGGTCCTTAAGGCTACTCCAGTATCGCCTACTGCTCCTTCCTCAACTACGGAATCTCTCCCTTCCCGCGTAAGTGTAGTAAACTGCCACTCAAGAGTAGAGGAGGACTGGGTTGCCATGACGGCAGAACCGGATTTCTCTATGTCAGGAGCCATATCCTCTATCCTTAAGGAGCTGGACACAACCATTGATGGTGTTTTTGGGCCTCAGTCTGGCCCACGGCTGCCCCTCAGGTCCCTGGATAATCTGTCTGGTCCGGGGCAGGGGGTTTGGGAGGGGCGCAGGGCTGAGGTCAGCAGAGGTTGGGAGGGGGTGAACTGGGGCACTGCTGAGGTCATGGCCTCTGGCTACTTGCAGGACGTGACCCTGGATGACATCTTCCAGGACATTGACACCTCGACGTTGGAGAAGGAGATGGGGGCCCTCGGAGTGCGGGCCCCCtcgtctacctcctcctcctctttttcctcctcctgtcccttctCCCAGGAGCTCCTGAGATGCCTCCCCTCCTTGGCCTCTTCCTCTccgttcttctcctcctcctccagctctctcttctcccacaACCAGAGCCCCAGGGAGCTGTCAGAGCTGGACCACCTGATGGAGATCTTGGTGGAGTCCTGA